One stretch of Anguilla anguilla isolate fAngAng1 chromosome 5, fAngAng1.pri, whole genome shotgun sequence DNA includes these proteins:
- the LOC118227224 gene encoding von Willebrand factor A domain-containing protein 2-like, producing the protein MATRLPQRRSWRYLSLSIRILKSIIFYLAVLGSRGESLQQILADKETIVKISASGNLIQCSAAIDVLLLLDGSYSIGKGSFERSKHFAIKMVEVLDINPDRVRIGAIQYSSKPKLEFGLNDYPTREEAKEAIKNIRFRGGSTETGKSIKHVLRKGFPGGRGDVSKILVLLTDGKSQDSVRPAAGFARKSGIGLFTVGIKHPKWDVLHTIASEPSEMYVFFAEHYSDAVNGLITTLTQLAVCNDIHPKCRVESRACLRTTLEAHKEFHGNHVCWKRKANKLQAAPVAGECPYYRWKRFNTTIQSQCHRTLCPDPCDPSPCLNGGTCITESVESFSCLCPLGYGGDQLCGGGKYIIPAGLTNCAVDLLFLIDGSWTTGLEDFLRAKDFAKRVVQTIFASSAKILVAVAQYADKVHMEVPIGRHGNAADLLGAIDAIGFRGGNAMTGNALRHVADSAFAGAGGARGEVPHVVVLLSNSRPRDAAVAAAQVARQREIFILAVGGGRLKAELSQITGDAELVFTYGHLLELQGKVQELHTRVCGFNAPGCYSKTLDLVFAVDASANLPREGYRQAKAFAKAVVSQFDIDADLTQVAVVIYGEKPRTVFGLSAFDSDGRMRKVISQAPYLDGEPRAGRALLHVLGDALSVGGGARPGVHKAVVVVTDGRSVDDVAAAADELRGNGVAVLAVGPGSVHSRALLGIAGSARLAIPVPSYEHLKHYANNLVQAVCKDVRAPASLCVPNPCRNGGVCVQKDRSYTCRCDGWTGEHCERQLSQHAARWP; encoded by the exons ATGGCGACACGTCTCCCTCAGCGCAG gagTTGGAGATATTTGAGTCTCAGTATCAGGATACTAAAAAGCATCATTTTCTACCTCGCTGTGTTGG GGTCACGTGGAGAAAGTCTGCAACAGATACTGGCAGATAAAGAAACTATAGTCAAAATATCTGCTTCTGGAAATT TAATTCAGTGTTCAGCTGCTATAGATGTCCTGCTGTTACTCGATGGCTCCTACAGCATTGGCAAAGGCAGCTTTGAACGCTCCAAGCATTTTGCCATAAAGATGGTGGAAGTGTTGGACATTAACCCAGACCGG gttagAATTGGAGCTATACAGTACAGCTCCAAACCAAAACTGGAATTCGGGTTGAATGATTACCCTACACGAGAAGAAGCTAAAGAGGCCATCAAAAACATTCGCTTTCG AGGGGGCAGCACAGAGACCGGAAAATCCATAAAGCACGTGCTGAGGAAGGGCTTCCCGGGAGGAAGGGGGGACGTGTCGAAAATCCTCGTCCTCCTCACCGACGGGAAGTCCCAGGACAGCGTCAGGCCCGCGGCGGGGTTCGCCCGGAAGAGCGGGATAGGGCTGTTCACCGTGGGAATTAAGCACCCGAA GTGGGACGTCCTGCACACAATAGCCAGCGAACCCAGCGAGATGTACGTGTTTTTCGCCGAGCATTACAGCGATGCCGTCAACGGGCTCATCACCACGTTGACTCAGCTGGCCGTCTGCAACGACATTCACCCCA agtGCAGGGTGGAGTCGCGTGCCTGTCTCAGGACCACGCTGGAGGCCCATAAAGAGTTCCATGGTAACCACGTGTGCTGGAAGAGGAAAGCCAACAAGCTTCAGGCTGCCCCTGTGGCTGGAGAGTGTCCTTACTACAG ATGGAAACGATTCAACACCACAATACAAAGCCAGTGCCACAGGACTCTCTGCCCAG ACCCCTGTGACCCCAGCCCGTGTCTGAACGGGGGAACCTGCATCACGGAGAGCGTGGAGAGCTTCAGCTGCCTGTGTCCGCTGGGCTATGGGGGAGACCAGCTCTGTG GAGGTGGCAAATATATCA TCCCGGCAGGTTTGACGAACTGTGCTGTGGACCTGCTCTTCCTGATCGACGGCTCCTGGACCACGGGTCTGGAGGACTTCCTCCGGGCCAAGGACTTCGCCAAGCGGGTGGTCCAGACCATCTTCGCCTCCTCCGCCAAAATCCTGGTGGCCGTGGCGCAGTACGCCGACAAGGTCCACATGGAGGTGCCCATCGGTCGCCACGGCAACGCCGCGGACCTGCTCGGGGCCATCGACGCCATCGGCTTCCGGGGCGGGAACGCCATGACGGGGAACGCCCTGCGGCACGTGGCGGACAGCGCCTTCGCGGGCgcgggcggggcccggggggaGGTGCCCCACGTGGTGGTGCTCCTGTCCAACTCCCGCCCCCGGGACGCGGCAGTCGCGGCGGCCCAGGTCGCCCGGCAACGGGAGATCTTCATCCTGGCGGTGGGCGGCGGGCGCCTGAAAGCGGAGTTGAGCCAGATCACCGGGGACGCTGAGCTGGTCTTCACCTACGGAcacctgctggagctgcagggcAAGGTGCAGGAGCTCCACACCAGGGTCTGCGGCTTCAACGCGCCAG GCTGCTACTCCAAGACTCTGGACCTGGTGTTCGCGGTGGACGCGTCCGCCAACCTGCCGCGCGAGGGCTACCGGCAGGCCAAGGCCTTCGCCAAGGCCGTCGTCTCGCAGTTCGACATCGACGCCGACCTCACCCAGGTCGCCGTGGTGATCTACGGGGAGAAGCCGCGCACGGTGTTCGGGCTGAGCGCCTTCGACAGCGACGggaggatgaggaaggtgaTCAGCCAGGCGCCGTACCTGGACGGGGAGCCACGCGCGGGACGGGCCCTCCTCCACGTGCTGGGGGACGCACTGAGCGTCGGGGGTGGGGCCAGGCCCGGCGTCCACAAGGCCGTGGTGGTCGTGACGGACGGCCGGAGCGTCGACGACGTTGCCGCGGCCGCCGACGAGCTGAGGGGGAACGGGGTCGCCGTCCTGGCCGTGGGGCCCGGGTCCGTCCACTCGAGGGCGCTGTTGGGCATCGCTGGCAGTGCCAGGCTGGCCATTCCCGTGCCCTCGTACGAACACCTGAAACATTACGCCAACAACCTGGTTCAAGCCGTCTGCAAAG acgtgCGAGCTCCGGCCAGCCTGTGTGTCCCTAACCCCTGCCGGAATGGAGGCGTGTGCGTGCAGAAGGACCGGAGCTACACCTGCCGGTGCGACGGCTGGACGGGAGAGCACTGCGAGAGAC agctatcccagcatgcagctcgCTGGCCCTGA
- the pi4k2b gene encoding phosphatidylinositol 4-kinase type 2-beta isoform X1: MMAECDPEENASVAGTVGSEEKPNFPPKEFPSGIFDRTVAVQTLKLNPGGAVRVSGSSESVLTELEAEGFGEEELLLPGPTGNVSPRGSKEKRTRRNRLSSSSDKESFASPGEQSWEAFGGGTGEVNHFPEDPEFAEIVQRAEQAIENGIFPERISQGSSGSYFVKDPKGKIIGVFKPKSEEPYGNLNPKWTKYFHKVCCPCCFGRGCLVPNQGYLSEAAASLVDQKLGLEVVPKTKVVFLVSETFHYSAIDRAKSRGKKYALEKVPKVGRRFHRVGLPPKVGSFQLFVEGYREADFWLRKFEADSLPENMRKQLQFQFERLVVLDYVIRNTDRGNDNWLIKYEKPGSGELSEKDTEWTAKKDPAIKIAAIDNGLAFPFKHPDEWRAYPFHWAWLPQAKVPFSLETRELVLSRISDMNFVQDLCEDLYEMFKTDKGFDRATFEKQMSVMRGQILNLTQALKDGKSPIQLVQMPRVVVERSSGGGQGRVVQLGNAFTQTFHCKRPFFTSW; the protein is encoded by the exons ATGATGGCAGAATGCGATCCCGAGGAGAACGCTTCGGTGGCCGGTACCGTAGGCTCAGAAGAGAAACCCAACTTTCCCCCGAAGGAGTTTCCGTCTGGGATTTTTGACAGGACAGTGGCTGTTCAGACATTGAAACTGAATCCGGGAGGCGCGGTTCGGGTTTCAGGGTCCAGTGAAAGCGTCCTCACTGAACTGGAAGCGGAGGGTTTCGGGGAGGAAGAGCTCTTATTACCTGGTCCAACCGGCAACGTGTCCCCCAGAGGAAGCAAAGAAAAGCGCACAAGACGGAACAGACTCAGCTCATCCTCGGATAAAGAAAGCTTCGCTTCCCCAGGTGAGCAAAGCTGGGAAGCTTTTG GTGGCGGAACGGGCGAGGTTAACCACTTCCCCGAAGACCCCGAATTCGCCGAGATCGTCCAGAGAGCCGAGCAGGCCATCGAAAACGGCATTTTCCCCGAGAGGATCTCTCAGGGGTCCAGTGGCAGCTACTTTGTGAAGGATCCCAAAGGG aaaataatcGGGGTGTTTAAACCAAAATCCGAGGAGCCGTACGGAAACCTGAACCCAAAATGGACCAAGTACTTCCACAAAGTGTGCTGTCCCTGCTGCTTCGGGAGGGGCTGCCTCGTACCCAACCAGGGCTACCTCTCGGAGGCCGCCGCCTCCCTCGTTGACCAAAAACTGGGGTTGGAGGTTGTGCCCAAAACCAAG GTGGTGTTTCTCGTCAGCGAAACGTTTCACTACAGTGCGATCGACCGCGCGAAGTCCCGGGGGAAGAAGTACGCCCTAGAGAAAGTTCCCAAAGTGGGCCGGAGGTTCCACAGGGTCGGGCTGCCTCCTAAG GTGGGCTCCTTCCAGCTCTTCGTGGAGGGCTACCGGGAGGCCGACTTCTGGCTGCGGAAGTTCGAGGCCGACTCGCTGCCGGAGAACATGAGGAAGCAGCTGCAGTTCCAGTTCGAGAGGCTGGTGGTGCTGGATTACGTCATCAGGAACACGG ACAGAGGAAATGACAACTGGCTGATCAAGTACGAGAAGCCTGGCAGCGGCGAGCTCTCCGAAAAG GACACCGAGTGGACGGCGAAAAAAGACCCTGCCATTAAAATCGCAGCGATAGACAACGGGCTGGCTTTCCCCTTCAAACACCCCGACGAGTGGAGAGCAT ACCCCTTTCACTGGGCGTGGCTGCCCCAGGCCAAGGTGCCCTTCTCCCTGGAGACCCGGGAGCTGGTCCTGTCCCGAATCTCCGACATGAATTTTGTGCAGGACCTCTGCGAGGACCTGTACGAGATGTTCAAG ACCGATAAAGGATTTGACAGAgctacatttgaaaaacagatgTCCGTAATGAGAGGACAG ATTCTGAACCTCACCCAAGCGTTGAAGGACGGTAAGAGCCCGATCCAGCTGGTGCAGATGCCCCGCGTGGTGGTCGAGCGAAGCAGCGGCGGTGGCCAGGGTCGGGTGGTGCAGCTGGGCAACGCCTTCACCCAGACATTCCACTGCAAGAGGCCCTTTTTCACCTCCTGGTAG
- the pi4k2b gene encoding phosphatidylinositol 4-kinase type 2-beta isoform X2 — protein sequence MMAECDPEENASVAGTVGSEEKPNFPPKEFPSGIFDRTVAVQTLKLNPGGAVRVSGSSESVLTELEAEGFGEEELLLPGPTGNVSPRGSKEKRTRRNRLSSSSDKESFASPGGGTGEVNHFPEDPEFAEIVQRAEQAIENGIFPERISQGSSGSYFVKDPKGKIIGVFKPKSEEPYGNLNPKWTKYFHKVCCPCCFGRGCLVPNQGYLSEAAASLVDQKLGLEVVPKTKVVFLVSETFHYSAIDRAKSRGKKYALEKVPKVGRRFHRVGLPPKVGSFQLFVEGYREADFWLRKFEADSLPENMRKQLQFQFERLVVLDYVIRNTDRGNDNWLIKYEKPGSGELSEKDTEWTAKKDPAIKIAAIDNGLAFPFKHPDEWRAYPFHWAWLPQAKVPFSLETRELVLSRISDMNFVQDLCEDLYEMFKTDKGFDRATFEKQMSVMRGQILNLTQALKDGKSPIQLVQMPRVVVERSSGGGQGRVVQLGNAFTQTFHCKRPFFTSW from the exons ATGATGGCAGAATGCGATCCCGAGGAGAACGCTTCGGTGGCCGGTACCGTAGGCTCAGAAGAGAAACCCAACTTTCCCCCGAAGGAGTTTCCGTCTGGGATTTTTGACAGGACAGTGGCTGTTCAGACATTGAAACTGAATCCGGGAGGCGCGGTTCGGGTTTCAGGGTCCAGTGAAAGCGTCCTCACTGAACTGGAAGCGGAGGGTTTCGGGGAGGAAGAGCTCTTATTACCTGGTCCAACCGGCAACGTGTCCCCCAGAGGAAGCAAAGAAAAGCGCACAAGACGGAACAGACTCAGCTCATCCTCGGATAAAGAAAGCTTCGCTTCCCCAG GTGGCGGAACGGGCGAGGTTAACCACTTCCCCGAAGACCCCGAATTCGCCGAGATCGTCCAGAGAGCCGAGCAGGCCATCGAAAACGGCATTTTCCCCGAGAGGATCTCTCAGGGGTCCAGTGGCAGCTACTTTGTGAAGGATCCCAAAGGG aaaataatcGGGGTGTTTAAACCAAAATCCGAGGAGCCGTACGGAAACCTGAACCCAAAATGGACCAAGTACTTCCACAAAGTGTGCTGTCCCTGCTGCTTCGGGAGGGGCTGCCTCGTACCCAACCAGGGCTACCTCTCGGAGGCCGCCGCCTCCCTCGTTGACCAAAAACTGGGGTTGGAGGTTGTGCCCAAAACCAAG GTGGTGTTTCTCGTCAGCGAAACGTTTCACTACAGTGCGATCGACCGCGCGAAGTCCCGGGGGAAGAAGTACGCCCTAGAGAAAGTTCCCAAAGTGGGCCGGAGGTTCCACAGGGTCGGGCTGCCTCCTAAG GTGGGCTCCTTCCAGCTCTTCGTGGAGGGCTACCGGGAGGCCGACTTCTGGCTGCGGAAGTTCGAGGCCGACTCGCTGCCGGAGAACATGAGGAAGCAGCTGCAGTTCCAGTTCGAGAGGCTGGTGGTGCTGGATTACGTCATCAGGAACACGG ACAGAGGAAATGACAACTGGCTGATCAAGTACGAGAAGCCTGGCAGCGGCGAGCTCTCCGAAAAG GACACCGAGTGGACGGCGAAAAAAGACCCTGCCATTAAAATCGCAGCGATAGACAACGGGCTGGCTTTCCCCTTCAAACACCCCGACGAGTGGAGAGCAT ACCCCTTTCACTGGGCGTGGCTGCCCCAGGCCAAGGTGCCCTTCTCCCTGGAGACCCGGGAGCTGGTCCTGTCCCGAATCTCCGACATGAATTTTGTGCAGGACCTCTGCGAGGACCTGTACGAGATGTTCAAG ACCGATAAAGGATTTGACAGAgctacatttgaaaaacagatgTCCGTAATGAGAGGACAG ATTCTGAACCTCACCCAAGCGTTGAAGGACGGTAAGAGCCCGATCCAGCTGGTGCAGATGCCCCGCGTGGTGGTCGAGCGAAGCAGCGGCGGTGGCCAGGGTCGGGTGGTGCAGCTGGGCAACGCCTTCACCCAGACATTCCACTGCAAGAGGCCCTTTTTCACCTCCTGGTAG
- the pi4k2b gene encoding phosphatidylinositol 4-kinase type 2-beta isoform X3 produces the protein MEEETALSFQIIWRVANRYFSVDSFCLLTGKVNKRGGGTGEVNHFPEDPEFAEIVQRAEQAIENGIFPERISQGSSGSYFVKDPKGKIIGVFKPKSEEPYGNLNPKWTKYFHKVCCPCCFGRGCLVPNQGYLSEAAASLVDQKLGLEVVPKTKVVFLVSETFHYSAIDRAKSRGKKYALEKVPKVGRRFHRVGLPPKVGSFQLFVEGYREADFWLRKFEADSLPENMRKQLQFQFERLVVLDYVIRNTDRGNDNWLIKYEKPGSGELSEKDTEWTAKKDPAIKIAAIDNGLAFPFKHPDEWRAYPFHWAWLPQAKVPFSLETRELVLSRISDMNFVQDLCEDLYEMFKTDKGFDRATFEKQMSVMRGQILNLTQALKDGKSPIQLVQMPRVVVERSSGGGQGRVVQLGNAFTQTFHCKRPFFTSW, from the exons ATGGAGGAGGAAACAgcgctttcatttcaaattatttggaGAGTAGCCAACAGGTACTTCAGTGTCGACAGCTTCTGCCTTCTCACaggaaaagtaaataaaagag GTGGCGGAACGGGCGAGGTTAACCACTTCCCCGAAGACCCCGAATTCGCCGAGATCGTCCAGAGAGCCGAGCAGGCCATCGAAAACGGCATTTTCCCCGAGAGGATCTCTCAGGGGTCCAGTGGCAGCTACTTTGTGAAGGATCCCAAAGGG aaaataatcGGGGTGTTTAAACCAAAATCCGAGGAGCCGTACGGAAACCTGAACCCAAAATGGACCAAGTACTTCCACAAAGTGTGCTGTCCCTGCTGCTTCGGGAGGGGCTGCCTCGTACCCAACCAGGGCTACCTCTCGGAGGCCGCCGCCTCCCTCGTTGACCAAAAACTGGGGTTGGAGGTTGTGCCCAAAACCAAG GTGGTGTTTCTCGTCAGCGAAACGTTTCACTACAGTGCGATCGACCGCGCGAAGTCCCGGGGGAAGAAGTACGCCCTAGAGAAAGTTCCCAAAGTGGGCCGGAGGTTCCACAGGGTCGGGCTGCCTCCTAAG GTGGGCTCCTTCCAGCTCTTCGTGGAGGGCTACCGGGAGGCCGACTTCTGGCTGCGGAAGTTCGAGGCCGACTCGCTGCCGGAGAACATGAGGAAGCAGCTGCAGTTCCAGTTCGAGAGGCTGGTGGTGCTGGATTACGTCATCAGGAACACGG ACAGAGGAAATGACAACTGGCTGATCAAGTACGAGAAGCCTGGCAGCGGCGAGCTCTCCGAAAAG GACACCGAGTGGACGGCGAAAAAAGACCCTGCCATTAAAATCGCAGCGATAGACAACGGGCTGGCTTTCCCCTTCAAACACCCCGACGAGTGGAGAGCAT ACCCCTTTCACTGGGCGTGGCTGCCCCAGGCCAAGGTGCCCTTCTCCCTGGAGACCCGGGAGCTGGTCCTGTCCCGAATCTCCGACATGAATTTTGTGCAGGACCTCTGCGAGGACCTGTACGAGATGTTCAAG ACCGATAAAGGATTTGACAGAgctacatttgaaaaacagatgTCCGTAATGAGAGGACAG ATTCTGAACCTCACCCAAGCGTTGAAGGACGGTAAGAGCCCGATCCAGCTGGTGCAGATGCCCCGCGTGGTGGTCGAGCGAAGCAGCGGCGGTGGCCAGGGTCGGGTGGTGCAGCTGGGCAACGCCTTCACCCAGACATTCCACTGCAAGAGGCCCTTTTTCACCTCCTGGTAG